The following is a genomic window from Labrus bergylta chromosome 2, fLabBer1.1, whole genome shotgun sequence.
CGGGGCCagaggtgggtgtgtgtgtctctcagctGATGCGCCTATCAACCGACCGACTCCATCATCAGCATCCGACGCTGACAGCGGTCGAAGGCAGCATCCCTGATATCACCGAGCCTCGGTAACAGCGCGGAATAACTGAGATCCGGGGCCGACCGGGACTGACGCCGCTGTCTGGTGACATTATTGTTTACTGAGGCTGCCATCTTACACACCGCCGAGCTGCAAAATAGTGAGTAGCCTTTGATGATGGACCGCCAGGATGCTACAATCGGTAAATCAAAGCGACTGTCGTCAATGTCAATGACGCTGTGCATGTTACTGtagatgtgtttctttttttcattcggCGAGGCTCGTGGGCTCGTTTCTTGTGTCAGGCCTAGCGAGGAGGTAATTGTTTGGGAGCGCAGTCGATTCGGGGGCTTGATGCGGATGCTGCTAAAGCCGCCCTTGCCGCCCAGGGATGCAGaggaaaaagggagagagagggagagagagagagggagggagagagagagagggggggggggagtcgtGAGGGGAGGGGATTGAGGCAGAGCAGAGCACATAGATAGGCAGTGTAttttactactactactattcACCCAAGTGGAAGTAAACCTCGAGTAAATGGGTTGAGGAGGGAGGGTGCAGAGGCATGACTGCGTCgctatctatctatctccaTCAGCTCCTGTTACATGCCTCTGTATTTTGATGATCTCAGTGTTCATTTGTAGGCATGCTTTCATATGTGGCTCATAGTCATGGCAACCATTACAAATATCGGCTTTACCTATTTAGCTATTATCGATTTATCCAACTACACAtcttatcccccccccccacatgtttttatttatttatttatggtacACAAATCTCTAAAACTAGTTCAACAGTCTTATACACCAGTCCTGTAATAGATCCTACTTACATGGAGGTTATGCTCATCTTGTAGGCAGCAGTTTGTGGAGATACTGAATTGTATTGCATAACAGTGAGAGGTGTTTATTGCTGTATTTTAGGACATTTTTGGTGTTACTATAGCGAAGGCGGCGCATAGCTAACAGGGATAGAGTTTAAGATGACAACAGGGTTATATATGCATCACTAAAACCTCATTGAAAGGTGTTTCATAGTAATTGGTTCACTTTTGCTGATATAAATGGGACACTTGAGACAATACTAAACCATTCCGTTTAATTTTATGCAGCTCagctacacagcagcctctgaaTATACACACACTTTATTAGGTACACAAAGTTCAAAATGATTCAGTCTGGTACAGCAGCCCTGCAATAAATCATTTGTTGAAGCTGTTTCAGAGAGGTGTTGATTCCACTTTACTGTCTCAATTGAGAACGGAGTTTGCAGTGCAGTTAGGTTTACCCGGAGCTGTTTCTCTTGCTGCTAGGGGCCCCTAATAAGCCCCCACAGCTCACAATCTTTACAGCCCATTTTGCCCAGAGCCCCAGAAATAGTTCACCTAAACTCAAGGTTGGTTTGCAAACGTTTGTTTGAGCAGAAAGTGCTCAGAATAAGCACTTTTGAAATAGCCTATATATCAACTTTATGTATAGTAGTAAAAGTATTAATGGTGGGACAAAATGACAGTATATTATCTAACGACTCATGCAATACAATTATGGAAACGGTGGTGCCAAAAATcaataattgtttttctttttcttcataaaatcaGCACCTGAAACAGATTTCCCTGACAATTTGACTCAACGGGTCACTTCTTCAcattattgacatgaacagggTTAATGTGAACTTAAGTTAAATGGCCAAGTTGACAgggtggttaaaaaaaaaagaagaaacgtGATAGTCAGACTGCTGTACAAAGAAGTTGAATGATGAAGCATAATGAGGAGAAAAGCTTACTCCTCATTGCAGTGAATACATTCATTAATCCTACACTTCAGCTTTTTGTTGGGTTTTGTATTCTTGAGTCAACCGGATATCAGGATGTATCAATATTATTGTCTCGCAATATATATCAAGATTGTTGTCTTTGACTACGCATGGCATATCCTATATGTTTGAAGTACTTTATAGTATTGTATAGTATAGCATAGTGTTGTATCATATATCATATCATATGGTATCATATCATGTTGGTTCTTATCATATATCATATCGTATTAAATGATATATGGTATTGTGTATCACATTGTATCATATCGTATTGCATCATATCATCATATTGGAGTTATCCTGGGATTTCCACCCGGAAAGGTACAATAGTAGATTTTCATACAAGGGCCCTTTGTAAGACAGGAACTCAATGtggataaaatgttgaaaataatgaaaccTTATACAATATTAGGCTGCTTCATAAGTATAACACAATAATACAGTTCAACAATACCTCGAACTACAGCCTCAAAATGACCATAGAGTAAAATCAACACCTCTTTGAAACACTGTCAGCGTGAGACAGAACTACCATGAAGGCAGAATAAAATGCAGTGATGTTGTAATGTGGATTGTATTCATTTTATAGCCATAACTTATAAACTGCATGGCAACTAAGTGAAGGCTCAACATGTGTggacacataaacagaaatCTCCTTCATTCTAAAGTGTCATAACACAAAAACCCTTCAATAAATTGTTCTTTTGTATGGAGTGAAATGTTTAGATATGTTCTAGTGGTATTGCTCTTTCATGTAATGTGTAGTTACTTTATAAACCCAACAACCACTACAGTTTAAGAAGCTACCATTGACTTAAATAAAAAGTTCTGTTAGGCATCCTTTGATGCTTTGTGACGTTTCCTTGATGTATAAGTACATTTGAAGAACCTGATTATTGATTTTTATGGATGTTATAAGTGTTGACAGTATTGTCCACAGTGAAGTGTGTATCTGACCACAAATAgggaaattattttatttgttactTTTTGGTGACCGTAGTTATACACTAGTGTTAATTAAAGGGTTCTATGAGAGATATagatcatgttttttattttggtgtaTTATTATTGATCTGACAAACCCTGCAGTGGGGTAAATGGTGCTTTTTGCAAATATCTGATAAAACATCAGTTTAGATCAAATCTATAGCAAGCAGGGCGAACAAATATAGAACACTGTGAGCATCAAATAGTGTATATTTATTGCAGGGCTGTTGTTAAGTACTTTGTTAGacttgtttcatgtttgtggTCCACAAAAAGGCAAATTAAACAAACACTGCTTAAGTCCAACGATGCCAATGTGTGTGATTGACCTCACGAACACACTTGTgcgcacatttttttttattttcagcctcACTACACATAAATGTCCAGACTTATTAGTTTGACCCTTATCATTTTATATCATGGTGGGAGGACCCCGCTGCCCCTGTATGTGGGCTGGAATCTATTCTGCTTTATCTATTATTGTATAACTAGTCATTATGCAGTTACAAAATTGTATAACTCCTCTCGTTTTTCTGTGTTCCTCTAGTGTGTATGCCCCCACTACCTGCATTAGGTTGTGATGACCCACACTACATCCAAATGTTTCTGTGACCCTCCCCAATCCTGACTCCTAACCTCTAatccctgacctttgacccccaCTATGGGCAGTGTTGGCAGTGGGGTGGCAGGAGAGCAGGAGTTTGCCATGAAGTCAGTGGGTACGAGGACCACGCTGCCCCGGgcccctcctctctctcgccGTTGCCCTGCCGATCGCAGCTGCAGCGCAGAGCGGCTGCCCCGCCCCCCGGCGACAATATCAGACGGGACGGCTTCTAGCGATGAACGAGGGAGTGTTAGTATCGGGACTGGGACCTGTACCGGGACTGACCGGCCCACCGAAACAGCCTCCTCCACCAACACTGAATGTACCATGACCGCCCCGTCCAACAACAACCAGTTGGAGTGTGGCAACGGAGCGGGCAGGCGGGAGAGGGAGTGGGAGAGGGAAAGGGAGAGGCAGCgtgagagggggagagacaggGACAGGGACCGAGACTGGGACAGAGAGAGGCtggagagggagcgagagagggagaggaaccGGGAGAGGGAGCGGGAacgagtggagagagagaggctggagcgagagagggagcggGAGAGGGAGCGagccagagagagggagagagagaggattgaGAGGGAgaagatagagagggagagggagcgagagagggaacgggagagggagagggaaagagagaggctGGAGaatgagaggatggagagggagagagagagggaaatgcaGGCTGCAGGTTTAGACGTTTGTGGGAACATTGTGGGACGAGGAGGAAACGAGAAGAACATTGTTGTCATGAACCAGCACCAGCACAGAGAGATGGCAGCCGCCAGAGCTGACGAGAACAATCCAGGTGGTCACAACCCTCCAAACCACAACCCGCCCAAGATCATGCCCGTGTCAGGAAAACTGGAACAGGTACTATAAGACTGAGTACACTGGGTCCCTACTTTGGGGTCAAAATGGGTTTTAAATGTGAATCTATGGGGAACTAACATGATTATCTGGGTAGAAAATGTGATAttaatgtaatgtttgtttaattttaaCACTCAAGGCCTTTAAGAAGTAATTATCTTTAGAAATGTGAGAAAAGGGAAGTCACTGGTGTGCTCTCAGATATCCAGGCTTAAATAAGTGTTCACGAGCAAAAAAGATTCTGCACACCAACGATTTAGAAGACAAGGGTTGGAAACTGGAACTTTTAAATGATATCATCACTTTTTTCCCCGAGTCTGCCTTCATTCAATACTCACCGTCGAGTTATTTCTGGCTGTAAACTGACTCTTCTCCATACTGACTGCAATATCATCACTTTCTATTCAGTGCTGTAAGAACTGTTGTTAGAGGgtaggaggagcagcagagttcAAGAAATTAAATGGacataatcatttttttaagcaaGGGAAATGCTTCCAAACAAAAAGATGGAATTTTCTAACTCAAGATTATCACTTTGTAAATAAAACTTTCAACTGTCAGAAATGGCCAAATAATTTTAGTATCttacttcagtttttttcctcaatcattgtttacttttcatgaaaaagtccATACCTACTTTGTTTGGCTACTGAAGAATACTGAAGCCTCGTCCTACTATTAGTTGAATCTGAGTTTTGTTAGTCAGAGATTGCCTCAGAGCAGGTATGTTGGGTTTTTGTAGCCACCTGTAACACTTCATGGACACGTGAGTGGTGTAGTAAgatagacataaaaaaaaaaatgaagccaggaTCAAACTGCGTCAGAACATATATCACATCCATGTCAGGCAATTTCAAATTGATCACAACAGGTCTCATCCATGCTCCACATTGTGTTTGAATGCCTGACATTGCTTAGTTTTATAGTCAAAACTTTATCTGTAACTGCAGTTATGTATCCAATAATAATGTATGTTCTTCCCTACtggtttcctctctcttccttcctttctctgTTCTATACTTCCTCGATCATCCCAGGCCATGCAGAACAACTCAGGCCTCGTTCGTCCCTCTGCCTTCAAGCCGGTGGTTCCCAAGAGCTTCCACTCCATGCAAAACCTTGTGAGCCAGGCAGGAGGGGCTGGGAGTGAGGGCAAGACTGAGGCAAGGAGTGAGGGGTTcagtgagagcagaggaggCAGGAGAGGCAGggatggagcaggaggagaggcaggAGAGGTCCCAGAGGCCCTGCTCCTGGACCAGGACAGTCCAGTAAGGGGGGGCAGGAGTGAGGGTGGGGGAAATGGAAATGAAGTGGTTCAGGGAGGGATGTCTGACTCAGGGAGGAACTCCCTGACCAGCCTGCCCACGTATACTGGCTCGGGGTCTGGTTGCGGGCCCCCAGCAGTCCTGGGGCCTCTCAGCGCTTCCACCAGTCATATCAACAGATTAGGCATGGCAGGGGCAGCTGCAGGGCTGGACAAGCTGGAAAAGCCCGGCTACCAGGTGAGACTATTATCTAGTCACTGAGACTGCTGGTTAATGCACTTCTCTGTCATAAATGGAAGTAAGCATGATGTGGTTCTTACCTCCAGAACGGGCTCAGCGCCTCAGACAGCGGCCGGTCGTCCTCGGGAAAGAGCTCCTCGTCCTATCAGAGACTGAGCCACCTGAGTGACGCCCCAGCACCTCTACggccctccccctcctctgatgacatcatccagGATCTTGAAGACCGCTTGTGGGAGAAAGAGCAAGAGGTCAGCAGGCACATTCCAATTGTTTTGCACTTTGTTGGCTCTTCAGGGGacagttcagaaaaaaaaaattgccattAGTAAtgctgtcatgttttgttttaccAGATAGTAAGATGAACTTTTACAAAGTTTAGCAGCCAACCCAGGGCAGTGGAGATGAATGGAACTTGATATAAAGTGCGAAGTACATTAATCTAAAGTAATAGCATCTTCAAGAACTGGCCAAACCTTCATAGACAGGACATAGTAAAGTTACATTTAATGGCTCATCCGTCCTAACCCACTTATTCTTCTTTGCTGTAGGTGCAGCACATGCGCAGAAACCTGGACCAAAGTGAGGCGGCAATCATTCAGGTGTTTGAGGAGAAGCAGCGTGTGTGGGAGCGACAGATGGATGAGCTGAGACAGAACTATGCCTCACGCCTGCAGCAGGTGACCTCCCTGCATATTTCAATGCATCTACACCTCCTGTCCAAACTTTGTGGAATCTCTGACAAATTGCTGATCAAGGCAAATGGTCAAAAATCTAGTGCAAGTATTTGGGGGGGGTACGTAGATAAATGATGGAACAATAACAAAAATGCCTTTCCTCCAGCCAATTTTAAAAGTCAATGAGAAGTTCACTATCCTGCAGCTACTACAGTTACTCTGTCTTCGTGAAAtatcaacacaacaacaatccTCTTTAAAAGCCTTGTGTTACTTcgatatttatttgtattaatttGTGGTATGTTATGCATTCCAACAAAAATATACTCTAAATCCATCacagaatatatttttaaaaaatgcttgGGAATGACACACCCTGTATGAGTCCTCTAGTCCCAGCAGCGCCGAAATAAATAGGAGAAAAGATAAATGCATAAATATCCAAATAAACTACCCTGTAACAatatcagagtgttttttttacattcaaagcCTTTAGCAGCAGCATGTCCTTTTTGAAGAATGCCAatgagaaacacagaaacacagatacactgcagagagaaacattttGATGTTATGAAACACTTCAAATATGACAGAGAATTAGGgcaacatttaagaaaaagaaatctaaaattTTGAGgttaaagtcgtacatttatgACAATATAGTTGTACATTTATGAGATTAAAATTGTTAATTTACAATAATTAATTTGTAAATCGATTTCAATTTGGCTATGGTTCAAATTTAAAAAGGTTGTATCAGAAGAGCAGTCATCTCCCCGAGCGATAAACTATGCTCTTCTGATAAACTATGGACTAAAAAATCTTCATTCTCATACATTTATTACTTTAATCATGTCAATGTATGACTAtattctagtttttttttttactttattctcGGAAATTTCTTCACTTATTCTCttttgactttattcttgtCAATTTCCGTGTTTATTCTTGTAAAAGTTTTACTCTAATCTCGTGTATTTATGACTACTCCCAtacatttacaactttattcttgtaaattattgaatttaatctcaaaatgtttgattaatGTGGTCCTTATACTCCTTTGTATAGAAACTCTTTGGAGGACCTtgatctttttgttgttgttatgacATGATAGATGGAATCTCTCCAAAATGTTGAATGGAGACACAGGTCAATCAGATCAAATATGAGCAGggtaaaaaacatttgacagtaCAGAGTTCTAGATTCTCAAAAAACAAGCATTATAGGATGGTATTGAaagataaacatgtttgtttcacatATAAAGAGACACTGTTTATATCTCTAGGTTACCCGGCGGGCTCAGCGCTCCCAGACTGCCCTGCAGGCCCAGATATCCCGTCTGTCCCAGGACAAGAggaggctgcaggaggagatggcGGCTCTGTTGGCTCAgagggaggagctggagagaaagTGTCTGGACTACAGGAAGGAGCAGGCTGACATCTTGCCTCGTCTGGAGGAGACCAAGTGGGAGGTGAGATATGAGTGTATGAGTTGTTGCTCTTGGCTGGTTAAGTAAAATGTTATCAAGTTTACATCATGATAGCCTCAGCACTGACTgcaagggtgtgtgtgtgtgtgtgtgtgtgtgaagctgtctttgtcttcagcaaGTACAAGCAACAGCAGTACACAAATATTGTAAAAACTACCACTCACTCGCTCGCTCATTTGCCGTGTTGCAGGTGTGTCAGAAGGCTGGAGAGATCTCCCTGCTCAAGCAGCAGCTGAGGGAGAGTCAGGCTGAAGTGACCCAGCGAGCCGGAGAGATGGTGGCCCTGAGGGGTCAGCTGAAGGAGCTCAATGCCCAGCTGAGGGAGCGCGAGGAGACCATGCTGGGGCTGAAGGACTCCTACAGCACCAAGAGTCTGGAGCTTGAGAAGTGTGAGGGAGAGCTGAGGAGGACTCTGTCAGAGGTATGTTTACACCTCAATAACCTCCGAGAAGAGGatacaaatgacagaaaaaacacagaccAAATAATTATATGCAGATGCTAACATTCCTTTAAAcagtctttaaaataaaattgcaAACTTTCCCAATATGTCAAACTGTTGATTATAGTTTTCCGATTTGGCAGTGATTGGTTTCTTAGAACAGGAATAGACACCTGTCTGTCCTTTCCACAGCATGCTGACTGTGTACAATACAGCACAAGAGCGCCTCCAGCTGCTGAGGAAACATTTTAACTCTGGTTTTACCGCTCACTCTTTAAAAACCATTCCTACCTTCAAACTTTCATCCTGGTACAACAATTCCCTCACcatcaaacacaaaaccaatTACTAATCAGTTCATCCCATTCATACCAGTCTCCTGTCTCTGAACTGTACACCGCCCTGTAATCagaaaatctctctctctctctctctctctctctctccatttctggtTAAACCAAGTTACTATATTATAGGTTACTATATTATAACAGACCATAAACAAGCAGCACCCCTTCATCTgaaaacatgttacagtgtgttacACATCAGTACTATCCCTCCTTTATTGCTCCTTTGTCAAATGAATGTTCAAACATGAGTATCTTTATTTAATGTTgctatttgtatttatttgtacattttttgtacatttgttttaaataataacaTGATTTGGCATGACATGCATCAAGATTTGAACAATacata
Proteins encoded in this region:
- the lzts3b gene encoding leucine zipper putative tumor suppressor 3 isoform X2; this translates as MKSVGTRTTLPRAPPLSRRCPADRSCSAERLPRPPATISDGTASSDERGSVSIGTGTCTGTDRPTETASSTNTECTMTAPSNNNQLECGNGAGRREREWERERERQRERGRDRDRDRDWDRERLERERERERNRERERERVERERLERERERERERARERERERIEREKIERERERERERERERERERLENERMEREREREMQAAGLDVCGNIVGRGGNEKNIVVMNQHQHREMAAARADENNPGGHNPPNHNPPKIMPVSGKLEQAMQNNSGLVRPSAFKPVVPKSFHSMQNLVSQAGGAGSEGKTEARSEGFSESRGGRRGRDGAGGEAGEVPEALLLDQDSPVRGGRSEGGGNGNEVVQGGMSDSGRNSLTSLPTYTGSGSGCGPPAVLGPLSASTSHINRLGMAGAAAGLDKLEKPGYQNGLSASDSGRSSSGKSSSSYQRLSHLSDAPAPLRPSPSSDDIIQDLEDRLWEKEQEVQHMRRNLDQSEAAIIQVFEEKQRVWERQMDELRQNYASRLQQVTRRAQRSQTALQAQISRLSQDKRRLQEEMAALLAQREELERKCLDYRKEQADILPRLEETKWEVCQKAGEISLLKQQLRESQAEVTQRAGEMVALRGQLKELNAQLREREETMLGLKDSYSTKSLELEKCEGELRRTLSEVSVLREKLGVFEAEVLSLKRALNEVSRGAEVVVSPNLAAAGLLPPWGAVHCPRIPPETSTNSLTPTSDTLLSLQSDEAKAQRQEAQRQERQREEAQWRDAQQRQDAHMQHDMRMRQDAQIRPEAQLRQEAQHRQEAHLRHEAQLRQEAHIRQEAQLCHEAQMRQEAQLRHEAQLCQEAQLRQDGHQPQRNQEGHWDESGELRRQLEQLQAALRLERQQRERQALNFDQERHTWQDEKERVLKYQAQLQLSYVETLQKNQALEKRMSQLGAKSTTTSTTTTVTTTTTTSPTSSNSSPPPPPPALSPLSPQPLPSISGPIALTISPPCEDQKGPPSLHQLAPPWAGPSRLERIESTEI
- the lzts3b gene encoding leucine zipper putative tumor suppressor 3 isoform X1 → MGSVGSGVAGEQEFAMKSVGTRTTLPRAPPLSRRCPADRSCSAERLPRPPATISDGTASSDERGSVSIGTGTCTGTDRPTETASSTNTECTMTAPSNNNQLECGNGAGRREREWERERERQRERGRDRDRDRDWDRERLERERERERNRERERERVERERLERERERERERARERERERIEREKIERERERERERERERERERLENERMEREREREMQAAGLDVCGNIVGRGGNEKNIVVMNQHQHREMAAARADENNPGGHNPPNHNPPKIMPVSGKLEQAMQNNSGLVRPSAFKPVVPKSFHSMQNLVSQAGGAGSEGKTEARSEGFSESRGGRRGRDGAGGEAGEVPEALLLDQDSPVRGGRSEGGGNGNEVVQGGMSDSGRNSLTSLPTYTGSGSGCGPPAVLGPLSASTSHINRLGMAGAAAGLDKLEKPGYQNGLSASDSGRSSSGKSSSSYQRLSHLSDAPAPLRPSPSSDDIIQDLEDRLWEKEQEVQHMRRNLDQSEAAIIQVFEEKQRVWERQMDELRQNYASRLQQVTRRAQRSQTALQAQISRLSQDKRRLQEEMAALLAQREELERKCLDYRKEQADILPRLEETKWEVCQKAGEISLLKQQLRESQAEVTQRAGEMVALRGQLKELNAQLREREETMLGLKDSYSTKSLELEKCEGELRRTLSEVSVLREKLGVFEAEVLSLKRALNEVSRGAEVVVSPNLAAAGLLPPWGAVHCPRIPPETSTNSLTPTSDTLLSLQSDEAKAQRQEAQRQERQREEAQWRDAQQRQDAHMQHDMRMRQDAQIRPEAQLRQEAQHRQEAHLRHEAQLRQEAHIRQEAQLCHEAQMRQEAQLRHEAQLCQEAQLRQDGHQPQRNQEGHWDESGELRRQLEQLQAALRLERQQRERQALNFDQERHTWQDEKERVLKYQAQLQLSYVETLQKNQALEKRMSQLGAKSTTTSTTTTVTTTTTTSPTSSNSSPPPPPPALSPLSPQPLPSISGPIALTISPPCEDQKGPPSLHQLAPPWAGPSRLERIESTEI